From Deltaproteobacteria bacterium:
TATCTTCCACTCGCCTGCAAGCCGGCATCGCCACTCTCTTCACGTGAAACTCTAACAGCCTCACCCCAAGTTTCGCGCAGCTTTTCAAGGTGGGTCGTCACTTCATCCAGCGAACCAAGGTCCATTTCGCTACTCGCAACCTGAAGACGGTCGATGAGATAGTCATACAAGCGTGCCAGATTTTCACACAGCTCCGGTGCCCGGTCGTGGTCCAAGGTTGCCGAGAGTTCTGTAAGAATTGCCATGACGCTACCAATTTTCTGACCCTTTTGAGCCGGATTATTAGTCTCGATTGCTATTCTGGCTTGCTTACAAAACTTAATTGCCCCGTCATAAAGAGCGAGCAGGATTTCACCTGGATCTGATAGCAGTACTTTATTTTTCTTATAACGATTTAGGTTTGCGCCGTACATTACGGTCCTCCACTGTTAACCCTACTTAGCTTGATTGGTCGATGTCGCCCCAAGAGCAGAAAGGTATTGTTGTTGTGAATTCATTTTTAGAACCATCGATTCCATTTGCAAAAACTGCCTATTAAGTCTCTCCCGGTATGCATCTAGCCGACCTTCGAGCGTAGTTATTCGTGTATCTATATTCTTGGTTTGCTTCGAAATACTGTCATCTTTCACCCACAGCGAACCCTCACCAAGTAGAGTGTAATTATCAACAAGTTGTTCGAATTGGTCAGCCATGCCCGTGGTACCGGCATCTGAATCGGTAACAAAAAGCTTTGCTACTTCGGCCGGCTTTTCCCGCAGTGCTTCTAGGAAATCATCACGTTCGAGAACGAGATTACCTTTTTCACCACTCTTGATTCCCACTACTGGGAAAGAATTATAGGTTCCGCCGTGGCTTTCTACAGGACTGCCCACCAGTGCCGATAAGTCTGACTGCAATGAACGCAAAGTCATATCACCCTGCAGACGTCCTGGATCGCGATAACCTTTGAAGCTCAGCTCATCCGTTAACCGATAGGCAATTCTGTTGTATTTATCGAGCAAGCTCTCAACCACGTTGACGATGCCATCTTCATCCTGCTTGATCTCAACAGTGGATTGGCCCGTAGACGTCAAATCGAGATTAATACCTGGCAATAGATCAGTAATCGTATTGCTGTTTCGCGATACCTTAAAGCCCGTGGTAGGGTCGCCACTTCCATCTACGGTAGGCACACCGTTTGTATAGGAAGGGTCAATAAAGATGGTCGCGTCGGACGAGCTCTTCACCGTGGAGAGACTCAGTGCTGTTTGAATATCACCCGTAGTGCTTGAGTATGCATAGGTAACAGCGTTTGACGCCCCTGTTGACTCACCAGAGACCTGCATTCGGTAATTCGTTCCATCGAACATAATCCCCGCGGTCACGCCAGCCGATGCACTGTTGATAGCGCTCGCCAACGTACTTAAAGTCATATCTGTTGATACTGTTACATCCACAGAAGTAGCATCGGCGGTTCCTTCTGCAACTTTAATGGTGAATGTACCCGCTATGCCTAAAGCAGCGGTTTTTGAAGAGTGAGTCGTTGAATAATCACGTTGGGCCGAAGCCAAGGATTCGATGTAGAGGTCGTAAGCACCCGGAATTGCGTCACCACCGGCGCTAACTTTCAGGGAATCAGTGTTTGATGAGGACGATTTGTATACGAAAAAATCTTTGTTCGTTTTTAACGTTTC
This genomic window contains:
- the fliS gene encoding flagellar export chaperone FliS, which translates into the protein MYGANLNRYKKNKVLLSDPGEILLALYDGAIKFCKQARIAIETNNPAQKGQKIGSVMAILTELSATLDHDRAPELCENLARLYDYLIDRLQVASSEMDLGSLDEVTTHLEKLRETWGEAVRVSREESGDAGLQASGR
- the fliD gene encoding flagellar filament capping protein FliD; translated protein: MAGAISFSGLGSGMDTKSIVDALVNVERAPINALNKKKQSLFKHQRIYKEVGDLLKNLNTESETLKTNKDFFVYKSSSSNTDSLKVSAGGDAIPGAYDLYIESLASAQRDYSTTHSSKTAALGIAGTFTIKVAEGTADATSVDVTVSTDMTLSTLASAINSASAGVTAGIMFDGTNYRMQVSGESTGASNAVTYAYSSTTGDIQTALSLSTVKSSSDATIFIDPSYTNGVPTVDGSGDPTTGFKVSRNSNTITDLLPGINLDLTSTGQSTVEIKQDEDGIVNVVESLLDKYNRIAYRLTDELSFKGYRDPGRLQGDMTLRSLQSDLSALVGSPVESHGGTYNSFPVVGIKSGEKGNLVLERDDFLEALREKPAEVAKLFVTDSDAGTTGMADQFEQLVDNYTLLGEGSLWVKDDSISKQTKNIDTRITTLEGRLDAYRERLNRQFLQMESMVLKMNSQQQYLSALGATSTNQAK